The Streptomyces sp. NBC_01298 genome contains the following window.
GTACCTCCGCCCGCGGGATCACGGCGAGGTCCGGGCAGAGCTCGTTGTCCGGATCGAAGGGAACGGCGACGTCGCTGATGAATCCCCACTCTGCCGAAAGCTGACCTTTGAGGGCCGTACGGACCTCCCAGATCGTTTCGTTGTGGTGCGGCTTGACCGGACTCATCATGATGTTGCCCTCAACGATCTCCATCCGGTAACCGGGGAACATGTCCTCGAACCGGCTGAGCTGTGAGTGCAGGCGGTCGCTCTCCGAAACGGTCACGTCGGCCTCCCTGTCCATGCACCCGATGGTAGGCCGCACGCTAGCCACACGGGCAGGCCGCGAACCGCCGGATAGGGCGGGGCACACACGATCGAGTTACAAGGACAGCCCCCGCACCACCAGGTCCGCCAGCGCGCACACGAACAGGGCCATGCCGATGAAGCCGTTCACCGTGAAGAAGGCGCGGTTCAGGCGGGACAGGTCGTGCGGCGTGACGATGGTGTGCTCGTAGACGAAGGCCGCCACGACGATGAGGAGGCCCAGCCAGAACAGCCAGCCCGCGTCCGTCGCCACCGCGTACCAGGCCAGCAGGCCCGTGGTCACGACGTGCGCGCCGCGCGCGCCCCACAGGGCGGCCGGGATGCCGAAGCGGGCCGGGACGGACTTGACGCCCTCCGCGCGGTCCGCGGCCACGTCCTGGCAGGCGAAGATCAGGTCGAAGCCGCCGATCCACACGCCCACCGCGAGGCCGAGGATCACCGCGTCCCAGGACCACTCGCCGGTGATCGCGATCCAGGCCCCGACCGGGCCCATCGCCTGGGCGATGCCGAGGATCGCGTGCGGGAAGTTCGTGAACCGCTTCCCGTACGGGTACACCACCATCGGTACGACGGCGATCGGCGCCAGCAGCAGGCAGAGCGGGTTCAGCAGCGCCGCCGAGCCGAGGAAGACGGCCAGGGCGATGCCGGCCCCGGTCCAGGCGGAGCGGACCGAGACGGCGCCCGTCACCAGCTCGCGCCCGGCGGTCCGCGGGTTCCGCGCGTCGATCTCCCGGTCGATGATCCGGTTGGCGGCCATCGCGAAGGTCCGCAGCCCCACCATGCAGACGGTGACGAGCAGCAGCTTCGTCCAGTGCATCCGCTCGTCGAGCGTGTACATGGCGGTGAGCGCGGCGATGTAGGCGAAGGGCAGCGCGAAGACCGAGTGCTCGATCATCACGAGCCGCAGGAACGCCTTGACCTTGCCGACCGGCTGCGGCGCCGGGCCGGACGAGCCGAGCAGTTCGTCGGCGGTCGTCATCATGCGAGGCTTCTCCGGAAGTCTTCGAGGTCGGCCAGCAGGTCGGCCGTGGGGAGCGTGCCGAGCTCCAGGGTCCACGGGCCCGCGTCGTGGCCCTCGGGCGGGGTGACGTGGGCGGTCAGCTGCCAGGTGGTGGGGGTCGGGCGCGCCTCCAGGCGCAGGAAGTTCCCCGCCTCCGCCGTGAACGGCTCGCCCGCGACCAGGTCGCGCTGGAGCTGCTCCGCGAAGTCGTCCGCCTCGATGTCCCGCGCGCCGGGCAGCTCGAAGCCGTCGCCCTCGCCGTCCTGGTCGAGCATCAGCGCCCAGACGTTGCCGGGGCCCGCGAACTCCTCGGGCGAGACGCCCGCCTGCTCGGCGGCGAGCCGGACACCCGGGTCCGCCGGGTCGAGCTCCGGACGGACCAAGGCCACGTAGACCTCGTCGGTACCGATGAAGAGGGCGGGGCCGCCCATGGCTACAGGGCTCACAAGCCGTATTCCTTCCAGCGGCTGTCGACCAGGGCCGCGGTCGCGGGGTCGGACTCGACCATGTCAGGCCAGCCGCCGTCCCGGGTGTAACCCTCCGTCGGCAGCTTCTTCGTGGCGTCGATGCCCGCCTTGCCGCCCCAGAACTGCTGGTACGAGGCGTGGTCCAGGTGGTCCACCGGGCCCTCCACGACGGTGAGGTCGCGGGAGTAGTCCGTATTGCCGAGCGCGCGCCAGGAGACCTCGTGGAGGTCGTGCACGTCGCAGTCCTTGTCCACCACGATGATCAGCTTGGTCAGCGACATCATGTGCGCGCCCCAGATGGCGTGCATGACCTTCTGCGCGTGCTTCGGGTACTTCTTGTCGATCGAGACGATCGCGCAGTTGTGGAAGCCGCCCGACTCGGGGAGGTGGTAGTCCACGATGTCCGGGACGATGATCTTGAGGAGCGGCAGGAAGAAGCGTTCCGTCGCCCGGCCCAGCGGACCGTCCTCCGTCGGCGGCCGGCCCACCACGATCGACTGGATCAGCGGACGCTTGCGCATCGTCACGCAGTCGATCTTCAGTGCGGGGAAGGGCTCCTGCGGGGTGTAGAAGCCGGTGTGGTCGCCGAAGGGGCCCTCGGGGAGGGTCTCCCCGGGCTCCAGCCAGCCCTCGATGACCACCTCGGCGTGGGCCGGGACCTGGAGCGGGACCGTCTTGCAGTCCACCATCTCGATCCGCTTGCCCGCCACGAACCCGGCGAAGAGGTACTCGTCGATGTCCCCCGGCAGCGGCGCGGTCGACGCGTACGTCACGGCCGGCGGGCAGCCGAAGGCGATCGCGACGGGCAGCCGCTCACCGCGGGCCGCGGCCACCGCGTAGTGGTTGCGGCTGTCCTTGTGGATCTGCCAGTGCATGCCGATGGTGCGCTTGTCGTGGCGCTGGAGGCGGTACAGGCCGAGGTTGCGCACGCCCGTCTCCGGGTGCTTGGTGTGCGTCAGGCCGAGGTTGAAGAAGGAGCCGCCGTCCTTGGGCCAGGTGAAGAGGGCCGGCAGCTGGTCCAGGTCCACGTCGTCGCCGGTCAGGACGACCTCCTGGACGGGCGCGGACTCGCCCTTCACCTTCTTCGGCGGCACGTGCACCATCGAGCCGAGCTTGCCGAAGGCCTCGCGGACGCCGATGAAGCCCTGCGGCAGCTCGGGCTTGAGCAGGCCGCCGATCTTCTCGCTGATCTCGGCGTACGACTTCAGCCCGAGGGCCTTCAGCAGTCGCCGGTCGGTCCCGAAGACGTTCATGGCCAGCGGCATCGCCGAGCCCTTGACGTTCTCGAAGAGCAGCGCGGGTCCGCCCGCCTTGTTCACTCTGTCGACGATCTCCCCGACCTCTAGGTACGGGTCCACTTCGGCCTTGATGCGCTTGAGGTCGCCCTCTCGCTCCAGAGCCCGGAGCAGCGAGCGGAGATCGTCGTAAGCCATGCGGCCAATTGTGGCATCCCCGCTCAGAGCCCGAAGCGCGGCGGGGCCTCTACCCTGGAAGAGTCCACGGCGGGCCTGCCCGGTCCGCACCGTTCTTCTGGGGGTCGGTCCCACACCGTGCTGCGCTATCTGCCGTTCCTGCTGATCATCGCGCTGACCATCTACACCTTCATCGACTGCCTGAACACGCCGGAGGAAGAGGTCAAGCACCTCCCGAAGGTCGTCTGGGTCCTGATCATCCTGCTCTTCTCGATCGTCGGGCCGGTGGTGTGGCTGTTCGCGGGCAAGAAGCGGGTGCCCGGCGGCGCCGGCGACCGGCCGCGCCCGGGCCGCCGCACGTGGGTGGCCCCCGACGACAACCCGGAGTTCCTGAAGTCCCTGCGCGAGGAGCAGGACGAGCGGGACGGCAAGGAGCAGGACAAGGAGTAGGGCCGGAGCCCCGTAGGACCGGAGTCCGGTAGGGCCGGAGCCTCGTCTGCCCCTCTACGGAGCTTCCGCGCCCGTCCGGGCCGCCGCCCGCTGCGCGGCCTGCGCGAAGGCCCGTACGGCGCCGGTGTCCTCACCCGCGCGCCAGACCAGCCCGTACCCGACCGGCTCCGCGTCGGCCACGGGCACGTGGGTGACGCCCGGCCGGGCGTGGTACGCCGCGGCGTGCGCCGAGGTCAGCAGGGCGCCCCGGCCCGCCGCGACCAGCATCAGCGCCTCCTGCAGGTTCGTCACCTCCGGCCCGCGCCGGATCGGCCGCCCGCCCGGGGTGCGCGCCGGGGCCTGGTGTTCGCGCAGGTACGCGGGCAGGTCCCCGGCCACGGCCAGCAGCGCGACCCCCGCCAGCTCCTCCAGCGTCACGGAGTTCCGCACGGCCAGCGGATGCCCGGCGGCCACGGCCAGCGCCCGCGCCTCGGTGAACAGGGTCGGCCCCTCCCCCAGATCGGGTTCGCGGACCGGGAACTCGGCGAAGGCCACGTCGAAGTCCCCGCCGCGCAGTTGCCCGTACGGGTCGGAGAGCGGCACCTCGCACACCTCGACGCTGAGGCCGGGGTGCGTGGTGCGCAGGGCCTGCGCGGCGCGCAGGACGAGTTCGCCGGCGGGCGGGGTGGTGAAGCCGACGTGCAGCACCCCGTCCGCGGCGCGGGCCGTCGCCGCGGCCCGGTCCAGGGCGGCGGCGATGCCGCGGTGGTGGGGTTCCAGGTCGGCGCGGAGCTGGGCGCCGAGCGAGGTGAGGGCGACGCTGCGGCTGGTGCGCAGGAAGAGCCGGGCGCCGACGCGCCGTTCGAGGCGCTGCACGAGCTGGCTGACGCGGGCCCGGGAGAGCAGCATGCGCTCGGCGGTGCGGCCGAAGTGCAGCTCCTCGGCCAGGATCAGGAAGCAGTCCAGCTCATCGCGATCGGTAAGCATGGCTGAACGAACGTTGAGATCTTCGCCGTTGTTCCCGGACGGGCGGCGGGCGAGGGTGGTTGAGCCGGCAACTTCCGCTCTTCCTCTCCTTCTTTCCCTCCCTTCCTTCCTCCCTCGATCCTGCGAGGTCTTTCCGTGGACTCCAACCCTTCCATCCGCGGGCGCCGGCTCGGCGTCCTGCTCGTCCTGTGCGGCGCCATCTTCCTCGAAGGCATCGACGTCGCGATGCTGAACGTGGCCCTGCCGTCCATCCGCGCCGATCTCGGCCTCGAAACCGGCGTGCTCCAGTGGGTGATGAGCGCCTACGTGCTCGGCTACGGCGGCTTCATGCTGCTCGGCGGCCGCGCGGCCGACCTCTTCGGACGCCGCCGGATGTTCATCGGCTGGCTGACGGTGTTCCTGCTCTTCTCCGGGCTCGGCGGGCTCGCCACCGAGGGCTGGCAGTTGATCGCCGCCCGCTTCGTGACCGGGGTCGCC
Protein-coding sequences here:
- the mqnP gene encoding menaquinone biosynthesis prenyltransferase MqnP, giving the protein MMTTADELLGSSGPAPQPVGKVKAFLRLVMIEHSVFALPFAYIAALTAMYTLDERMHWTKLLLVTVCMVGLRTFAMAANRIIDREIDARNPRTAGRELVTGAVSVRSAWTGAGIALAVFLGSAALLNPLCLLLAPIAVVPMVVYPYGKRFTNFPHAILGIAQAMGPVGAWIAITGEWSWDAVILGLAVGVWIGGFDLIFACQDVAADRAEGVKSVPARFGIPAALWGARGAHVVTTGLLAWYAVATDAGWLFWLGLLIVVAAFVYEHTIVTPHDLSRLNRAFFTVNGFIGMALFVCALADLVVRGLSL
- a CDS encoding menaquinone biosynthesis decarboxylase, which codes for MAYDDLRSLLRALEREGDLKRIKAEVDPYLEVGEIVDRVNKAGGPALLFENVKGSAMPLAMNVFGTDRRLLKALGLKSYAEISEKIGGLLKPELPQGFIGVREAFGKLGSMVHVPPKKVKGESAPVQEVVLTGDDVDLDQLPALFTWPKDGGSFFNLGLTHTKHPETGVRNLGLYRLQRHDKRTIGMHWQIHKDSRNHYAVAAARGERLPVAIAFGCPPAVTYASTAPLPGDIDEYLFAGFVAGKRIEMVDCKTVPLQVPAHAEVVIEGWLEPGETLPEGPFGDHTGFYTPQEPFPALKIDCVTMRKRPLIQSIVVGRPPTEDGPLGRATERFFLPLLKIIVPDIVDYHLPESGGFHNCAIVSIDKKYPKHAQKVMHAIWGAHMMSLTKLIIVVDKDCDVHDLHEVSWRALGNTDYSRDLTVVEGPVDHLDHASYQQFWGGKAGIDATKKLPTEGYTRDGGWPDMVESDPATAALVDSRWKEYGL
- a CDS encoding PLD nuclease N-terminal domain-containing protein, producing MLRYLPFLLIIALTIYTFIDCLNTPEEEVKHLPKVVWVLIILLFSIVGPVVWLFAGKKRVPGGAGDRPRPGRRTWVAPDDNPEFLKSLREEQDERDGKEQDKE
- a CDS encoding LysR family transcriptional regulator; protein product: MLTDRDELDCFLILAEELHFGRTAERMLLSRARVSQLVQRLERRVGARLFLRTSRSVALTSLGAQLRADLEPHHRGIAAALDRAAATARAADGVLHVGFTTPPAGELVLRAAQALRTTHPGLSVEVCEVPLSDPYGQLRGGDFDVAFAEFPVREPDLGEGPTLFTEARALAVAAGHPLAVRNSVTLEELAGVALLAVAGDLPAYLREHQAPARTPGGRPIRRGPEVTNLQEALMLVAAGRGALLTSAHAAAYHARPGVTHVPVADAEPVGYGLVWRAGEDTGAVRAFAQAAQRAAARTGAEAP